GAAACTTTTGTCTTCTCTCCTGGAACCTTATTTAATTTACTACAAGATTTTTTGCAAGAATCCATTTTTCTGATTTGAATTGGGAAGGAGGGTGAGgtagattttaaaaaacaataataattcaTGCTGAGAGCAAACTTAGATGACCAAAAAACTGCAAAGCCTTCAGTTTCACTGCTGGAGGAGCAGGTTTACGTTTCTGACGGGACTCAAGCCTGTTGTCCTGTTTCACCGCAGAAGAGCCATGTGTGTCCATCTGACTGTTCTATATTACTGTGTCATAACTGTCCTGACTCTGGTATCCTCATCACCCCTAATTTCAGAGCCCTTACTGCCCAGATTTGGAATCTAACGCTGTGTCATGGTCATGATGGTACCTCtcactgattattttctttttaaatcactcTTCCGTGTGACTTCTAAATCAAAAGGGGTCTTGAGATTTTGCACTCTTGGCTCTATATTTACTCTTATGACTCTTCTTGGTGAGGaatttcagtgttgttaaagcttttttttagtcaagtaaaagcaccaaaaccaacacacaagaaaccttaaaaaaaacattcaaaatttCTAGAAACTGGGCGTGTAACCATTGTGTCCCAGTATAAGGTTGGGGAATAGCACTCTGTTTTTCTAGATGACTGAATCTGGCTTCTGCTGGCAGCCTTGCTTAGTTCTGCCTGACAATCTCCAGAGAGAAATATTGGCTCTGAAGTTGGTTTTCTTCTCTCTAAAGCTGGATTCTTTCAGTGTGACAAAAGGCTTGTGAACTGACAGCTGCCAACCTGCGGATCTGCTGCACAGACAACTTGTCTGGAGCCCTGATAGGCTGAGACATCTTGAATGCAGGCTTAAGTAACTGCAAAATTTACATAATCTATGGAGAAATTGTGCTGGGTATCCTAGCAACTAATTACCCTGTATGATGTAGCACATCACATGATTTGGGTAAATGGCTAGTTGTTAGGCACATCGATTATCATAATTAGCAAAGGTCGTCTTAGAACATTTGAAGCCTGAGAAtataataatattaatttttccagcacaacttactgtgctgtttTCTCTTGTACTTTTTACTGTAGCAAAGAACACAGTAAATGTGTCtgcatttaaatgtttttcatgtctttttctTTACAAGGATATCCTGGAGCTCTTGGAGAAGAGAGTAAAATCAAGGTTCTCTCACCGACAGATATATTTGATGAATTCCTTTAATTTCAAACAATACATGAAGATATTCAAGGAACAGCTTTCTCTTCCTGCCGAATTTCCTGATGAGTCTTTTGGACAAAAATGGAATAATAATGTCCAGGTATTTAAAGCTCTTTATACTTGGTTATAGTAAAACTTGCAAAGTAAGACTGGTTTGTAAGTGTAAAGCCTTTACCCAAGATTACTATTTCCTTTCACTAGTTGAGTTTGATATGGAATAAATCACATTGTGATAGAGGATCTTCGCTTATTGAATGTGGAGGTAAAATTTTAAGTGTCACAAAAAAGGACCAGAAAGTAAGGTTAGGCTTGAAGTATTGCATGGACAAGTGCAGGATGAGGTCTTTCCTAAAGTTTCCTAACTGGTAATTTTTGAGCTGAGTATGAAATCATTTGCTGAGATGATGAAAATGTCAGTTATGggtgttgctttcttttttttagcaTCTCTCAGAGGACAAAACTGTGCAAGATGTGCTGCAGAGCCTTTTTCACTGCACCAAAGATCTGCGctcacttcagctgctcctggtaTGTATTTAAATAGGTATATAGTATCTTCTTGATTTGCAACGACAAACAAAGGGGAAACAAAACCTGGGTTATTTGTGTCAGTTGTCTGAGCTTTACCTGAAATATCTTTTTATTGAGCTGGCTTTTGACAGTACTGGTTTCTTGCATGCTTTATCAGTCCTTGCTTTATTAATTAATTTGAGTATTTCCAATTTCTGTGGCAGTTGCATCGTCAGGGTGTACTGGTTTCTATCCATTTCGAAACCAAAAGTGCAGGTGAAATACTTTCAAAATATTCTGTCCTTTCTGAGATTCCTTTTGGTTGCTGGTGAATGCTGAAAACTGCCTGTACTAAAACCTACTTGTTCTACCTTTGGGTCTGTTGGTGCAGCCAAATATTCCTCCATTCTTCCTCTTCCACTAAATCTGTCACTGTACTGAACCTGCTTCTCTTCACTCATGTCTCTCTTGTTAAAATATGGATaaattttggtgccattttttgACTCTGGGCTCATAGTGTGTTCTCTCATCATGGTATGCTCTGCACTCCTGGCACTCTTAGGCTTTGTTCCTGGCCCGGTTTTTGAGCTCCTGTTGGATAACTCTATATGCACTTTTTGATATAAAAAAGCAGCATGGTGCTGCTTTTGGAGTAACGGTCACTTAGGGCTCAAATATTTGTTGTTCTCATCCctcttcctgctcctcctcctgcctaaGCCATTGCTCTTGCTGCAACGCTCCTGAGCACGGATCACTTGCATTTTTGGAGTAGTTGCTCCTGGATACCTCTCCTGTAAGAGCGTTCCGTGTATCTACAATCTTGTTATTCACATGgaggaaatgcttttcttttcttttatcacTTCCAATGTCATCTTCTGCAGAGATATCAGATAAAATCACTTCACGAAGCGCATGATTAGGCACTGCTTCATTTCGCAGGGCTGGTTTTGTATATGGAGTGATGCAGGATGCCCAGATGCTGTCCTGAATTTGTCCATTACTGTGATGCTGGTCCAGGAAATGCCATCTtaagccttgaggtgctggaagcCTGGGGCTCCTAATCCCTAGAAATACTGAGACAGAAGTTAATTGGCATCAAGGGCCTGAGGAAGTTGAGGAGTTTCCTGGGTGTCCTCACCCTTTCCCAGTGGTGGCAGGGGAGGAAAACGGGACTGAGGGCTCCCTGGTAACTGTGAGAGCAGAGTCTGTGCTCAGAACGTCGGAGCTGATGCTGACACTGAACTTCCTCCTATTGCAACAAATGAGCTTGAGCTTAAGCTTAACGTGTGGTCAGGCTCTCTTGGagagtcttttttctttttatccacCTCCCTCTCTCTCACTTTCTAACACAATAAGAATGCACTGGCATTcattacagaaaacaagtaacacTGATTTACCACCTTAAAATACCTTTGTGCTTCTGTCAGTGTGCAAAGCCACTAAATGTACCGGCTTGTGCCATGGGCGTATTCAGAACCTTCAGTGCTGTGTTGACTGTTGTTGGGCTCAGAGAGCTTTTCCCAACATGAAGTTTGTAACCAGTCCGAAAACCAGATCCGAGACTTCCTGCTCTGCTCTTTGTTGCTCCTCAGTTTACTTCAGTTCATTACAAGATCGCAGCTTATTTCGAGGTTAGAAATCTGTGGCTTGACAGAGTGCAAGAAGAAGAGCTGGGGCTCTCTGAACAGCTCCAACGTGTGTCGGGCTGAGGCTGAAGCTCATGATTGTTTTCTTTAGCATGTTCTGAGTTTTTCCTTTAGAAGGGGGTTTTTTCACTCTGTGAAGTCATCTTGCTCATAAAAATACATAATACAGATTCTCTTGTAACTCTTTCGGTGAGAACTGGAGCTGATCTTGCTGATTATCTGCTTTTTGGGAGCAAGGCCTTGTTTTCAGTGCCCAACTGTTTTTAAATTCCATTTAGTGCTCCCCATCACTTTGCATTGCGAGATGGACTCTTGGGTTTCCAGTGGAAACTCAGTATCTGGTTCACATTGCACTAACCTAAGTGGTATTGCGCAAAGCAAAGCTGTGAGGAATTGAAGGAGTTTTTAGCAAAGGAAAATAAGTGATTGCTCACGTGGATAGAACTCGATGGCTCATAACTGAGCTGGTAACATTGAGTTCTGCTTTTGGTAAATGCTGGTTCATTATCTGCCCCTGGAGCTGGTGAAGCGGAGGCTGCTCAGTGTTCTGTTCCATGTCCTGACCTGGTGCTCACACATCTCACTGGCCTTGACGCAGAGGAGCAGCGACTTACAAGAGATATTGCTGCGTTTCCTCAACTTCATTCCATTTCACATATCTGTTAGTGACTTTTGGCTGTtgtttcttcccctctccccttcttccctaTCCAAATTGCCTTTAGTCTTTGTAGTATAAAACCTCATTCCGTACCTTTGGAAGTCTGAGCGCTCACGCAGCGTTGTGAGGCTGTAAGGAGAGAAAGAGGACTGGAAAAGGCTGGTGATAGGCAGCATTGGATGTTCTCCATGAAGCACCTCAATGAAATGAGTGAAATAAATAGCTTTTCATCACACAAAGTTGGAGGTAGTCGCTAAAAgccatttttttctgttgaacagTATTCAATGCCAAAGTATCTCCAGGGCAGATAGAGCCCCATGCCTGCCGCTGTGTTACGGCTTGCGCGCGATCAATGGCTTTGAGCGAGTGGTGTCAGAGAGGTCACTTCACTGGCTCTTTATTAACTTGCATTTGTTCAAAACTCCcttgctgtgacagctgaagctcATCAAGGATTCAAATTGCAGCTCTCTGAGGCTTTAGCTGATGCTCCGAAACCGAGAGGCGCCTTCACACCCTTTCTCAGCACTTTGAGTGTGCTGTGGCTCTGTGTACAAAGTTGTGTGTGTAAAGTAGTTGTAAATCATTTCTCGCAGCAATCGCTGCAGTATGCTAATCCATTGAAATTAATCTAAACAAGTTAATGAGTGTTTGTCTCCTCTAGCTCGAAAGTTTTAAGCCTGGAAACACCTCCTGGCCAAGTGGAGCTGTAGCTATTTACAAGGTTTTCAGTCTGAGCCTACTCTGTGTGTAGGGTTGGTTCGTTAATGGTTCCAGGAGGTGACTCCAGGGGAAGTGCGTTCTTCTGCATTCCATCTCCAAGTAGAAAGCATGTCTGGTAATTAgtaattaaatgaaaaatgtcttctgctttatttttagatGCTCGCTGTAAGTAACGTTACTGTGCATCACCCACTCATTGCTGCGTCAGATCTTCACGAAGCAAGCAAGCAGTATAGAATGGACTCAAAAGCGAATATTGTACATGGTAAAGCTCAGCTTTTTCCCCTCGAATGTTTCTTAGGAGCACAGAACGTGTCAGGTCCTTCCCTGGAATCCTTGCGGTGTGTTAGGGACACACGGAGATTGTTCTGGTGCTGCTCGGAATTCTTTGTCATGCCACAAATTATGGTTTTCCTTTACACGTCAGTTTCTTGTTTTTTGATGGAAGCAGCCTGTTTCTTCATGTTCTTGCTTCAAATCTCTGGAAAACACATGTTCTCTTATCTAGCCTCTCTGATTCTGGAATTCTTGTACAATATGAAGATATATAACAAATACGTGAGGCCTAGAGCGTATAAAAATAGAAGAATAAAAATAGTATATGAACTGCTTGTGTTTCTCGTAAGCTTACGAGAAATATTTAGAGCTCTTGTCTTTCCCTCCAGGTTTGTCTGTCCTGGAAATCTGCCTGATTATAGCTATGAAACACTTAAATGATGTTTATGAAGGAGAACCATTCAACTTCCAGATGGTTTACAATGGTGAGAGAAATGCATGAGCTTTACAACCCTTAAATCACTTACTTTCCCATCAGTAActtgtgttttttcctttcctacaacTGATACAGAATTCCAGAAGTTCATACAGAGGAAGGCACATTGTATGTACAACTATGAAAAGCCGGTTGTCATGAAGGTAAGCCTAAAATGGCATTTTATTTTTGCCTCAACATATGAAGTGCACATGGTGGGACAAAGCTGACGCTGTCACTCGGTGAGTGTGACTTTGCTGGGCTCTGCTCAGGGAACTGCTTGTAGGACACAATGTGGGACATAATCCTGCATTTCCAGTTGATGAATTTAACCCCAGGACCAGCAGTTCTGTGGTCAAGGCTTCTGGTTCTGCAGCTTTTCAGCTGAGCAGCCGTGGTTTGTGATTCTACATCATCCAGTTGAACTGGAGGTGATGGAAAGTCTGTGCACCTGTAATAGGCTGATCCAGTTTGTATCTCAGTGTAACAGTCATTCCCAGTCGGTCACACCAGATTATAGGGATTACTTATTTCAGAAGAGAAGCAGAGGTGCAGTAGAGCCAATGGCTTGATGTCTGGCTGCTGAGGTCACACCAGGGGTTTCCATCAACCAGCATCTCATGAGTCATTCAAAATGAGCAGCACAGCCCAGAATGAAATcttccttttctgtatttttaggcGTTTGAACACTTGGTGCAACTGGAGTTAGTAAAACCACTAGAACGGCCGTCTGTCCGTGCGCAGCGGGAGTACCTCCTCATGAGACTGCTGCTGGACAACAAGCAGATCATGGACGCGCTGCAGGTGTATCCCAACTGCCCCACGGACGTCAAGCAGTGGGCAGCCTCGTCCCTCAGCTGGCTCTGAACTCTTTGGAACTTAAAATATCACTTTCTGCGTCGTCAAAGCTTTTGGGGTTAACTGTCAACTCCAGAAGATGTAACGTTTCCCCACAGTTGGGTGTTTGGATTAATAAACTTTTGTAAGAAGGTTGCTGTGTTTGCTGATGGATTGCGGATCTTGGTTTTTAAGGAGAACTCTAGTGCTGGGATCTTGTGGCAGCCTGACCAGCTGAAGCGCTCAGTTTAGCTCAGCACTAACAGTTCCTCTCTTCCACTTTGTAGAAACCAAAGCTCTTTGGTGTTTCCTCTGTTTTGGATGCAGCGCTGAGTGCTGGCTCAGGGGCTGTGGGACTTGCACCATACGTTCTGAAACTCAGATCCATGCCAAACACAGGTTGCAGCTCATACTCAATGTTGTTTGGGTTTTCCTCAAATTTAACTTGACATAAACATGATAACTGAATGTTTCACCCCACGTGGCTTGAGCTGCCAAGCGGTGGTTTTGCGTGGAACAGTTTCCGCTGGAGCGCTGAGCGGGGCTGCCATGGGCTTCGTGGGGCAGGAATGGCTTCTATAGCTACATGGAATGTATAGAACATATACGTGCTGCCAAGGTCACCACAGTGCCAGCgctctcctttttttccagagCTTGGCTTGCAGCTTGAGAATTGCTGCAGGAACAGGCGCCTGCAGGAACAGGCACCTGCCTCTTCTCCCGCAGCGTGACGGTTCGAAAAAAGGCATTTGTGAGTCATAGTAgtcacattttttattttaacttttcgGGGAAATAGGGGAGAAAGAGTATACATTTTTATTTGTACAATATTTAACAATCAATCACTTTATTGAGGGCGTGGGGGGGAGTTGGTTTTAATacttgcagaaaaacagcaaGTACCTTTTGACAGTAGTACAACAACCTGTGCCCAAAACACTGACAAATACAAAGAGTAAAGTTCAAATAATTGTTTACCAAAATCTTGAGAGGTAACGAATAGTATATGGActgaaacagcattaaaaaaataaaggaaacaaaaagtacTGCTGGTTGAGTATCTGAGGTAAATGATGTTCCATCAAGGATGCTACTTGAATGGTTTTGCCCATGAAGGTGTATTGCAGCGTCCTGCATTTTGTACCAAGTGTTCCTAATAAAAGGAAATGTATtaagaaaaggttaaaaaagtGAAGCTGGAAAAAGAGCGAACTGCTAACCCTACGTGTTCTGGTGAATGCTCGTGTGAACGGGAAAATCTTATTACTGTCTGCCTACAATTTAGCACGCCAAAGGTGGGATTTGAAAACAACACCGACCTGCACCCTCCAACACAATGTAAAGAGGAACATGGGGCTGGTTTCTCGGGGGTCTGTGGGCAGATTTGGCCTGGATTTCAGGGCCAGGGCAGCGACCAAAGCCACATCACTACGGGATGTAACAGGACAAGGGTCACTGTGAGTAACACCAGAGTTTCCACCAGCAGCCTCACTCAGTCCTGGCTCGGGTGCATTAAATGCTCCAGAAGTAAACCAAAAAAATAAGCATCAAAATGCCCCACGAGAACAGCTGCACCCGAGCAGCTCTGGGGATGGTACTGTTAGCAATTAAAAAGCATTTATACTGTCACCATCCTGTTCACAGTGACATTAATGACGCTGTTAAAAATCAGGAGGAGCACAACATATGAGCAATAACCAAAGGCAGGTTTAAATAGGAGGGTAAGTTTTAGCTCAGTGTTCTGGAACCCGCAGCACCTGAAGCTTAAAGGATAATGCACAGGTGATGCACATTTTCATACATGACCAATTTTTGCATCAGATCTGGAATAGGGGATTATTAAGCCACCTACATTGACTCCATTTCTGCCACTAAAGGGGTCAGAACTCATTGGGAACACACAGATCTTTAGTGACATACAAACGGACTAAGATTTGTTCACAACTCAGCAGCTGCGTTTGTGTCCTGCTGCGTGCGTAAAGTAACATCCCTGCATTAAAAAATGGAAGCAAAATTAAAGTATCAATCAAAGAAGCGGCCAGAAActggctatttcttttttttctttcaatagccAAGCTGAGCACCCCCCAGTTCATCCAGGTGAGAACAGCACTGACCTCGGTCTTGTTCATCCACACCACCTCTTATTGTGCCCGGAGAAATGAGAGTAGCTTTTGGCTGCACATTCCAATTTTCAAGATAACGCTCGCAGCGAGCTCCTAATTGCGCCACTAAAACCCTTCAAAAGACATGGCCTGGCTGGTGTGAAAAATGATGGAACACATGGCATATTCCCAGCTATTCTCAGGGCTGTCCTCTAGAGCTTTATAAAGTTTAGTTTAAGTGGAAATTTGTGTAAGGGATCAAAGAAACGTAGTGTAACTACTTGAGAGAAGCACTTTGGCACCTGTGTCCCAGTCTCCGTGATGTGACCGTAAGGCATGAGCGCTGAACTCGGAACAACGCCTGTTTCTCCTCATTTTTTGAGTCTGCTGCGGCCGTTGGTATTCGTTACCTCTACATACTCATTGCATATTTTCAGCTGTAAGCATAACTAAATCATCCCTGAAATTGGTAAGAATTTCCAATCTAAGATGTGTGGCTGGAGCTTCCCACGTGGTTCTAGGCCAGCCCTGCGTACCACGGCCACCAGGTTGTGCTCCCGTCCGCCAGCACCGAGCTGCGCCCAGAGCCCAGTTCAAACCTCTAACAGAGTCAGAATTTGGGGAAAACAGAGCTTCCTGAGGTGATCCTGAAACAGCGATACAGAACCCACTGTTTAGCGACCGGAACACGCGCTTTGCACAAACATAAATaggaaaaaagactttaaaaaaagaaaagaattcaGAGCTTTCCAGTGTCACAGctcacagaaaattaaaaaaagtcaTGCTTAAGTTTTCAAATATTCCTCAGACACAGCAAACCTAAATAGTATTCAGTTAAATAAATGTATGAGATACTCTGGGAAATGGAGGGAAAAGCTTTCAACTAAAACAGGAAGGGAAATTTTGTTTCAATAAACAGCACTTTTTTTATACACAACAAGCTAGTACAAGAAAAGGCTAAAAACACTGCTTTAGGAATGGCCATTTACTGTTGGCATGAAGCATAGCTTACCCTTCTTAAATAACACAGTGAATCTGAAATACATCATTTACAAAACATGGATCGATTTATTATTCCAATCTGTTAGTGTTGTCAATGTCAGGGTGTAGTGGAGGTGGAACTGAGGTATACCTTGTTGAGGGAGGTTAAGTAATACTTGGAAGCCTCTTCGCTATATCCCACTCGATTACGTTTGTTTCTGTACACCGAACAGCAGCACACTAAACATTCACAAGCTGTGTCATATTGGCATTACAATAGTCATTTTATAAACAACAGCAAATGCAATAAAAACaagttacccttttttttttttcttttttttaaatctgaaatgaaatgttttgatttaaaaaaaataacagtagttCATTTAAGGAATTAGTCTCTTCTGACAGGTATTAAGAAATTGGACGTCAGTTTTTAAAACGCTTGATTAGCCAGCGCGCGGGTCCGTGGCCTTCGGTTCAGTTCCTCGACTGCACGTTCTGGTTTCTCAGTGTCAGCAGGGAATGAATGCAGAAAGTCTCACGGATCCAGGGAAAACGAAGGAAAAACCCCCTCCTGGGGACGTTCCAGAGAGACTTACCGTTCTTTTCACACCAAAACCAGCGCCGACGCGAGCCCGGCGGCTTTAGCAGCTCCAGTGCAGAGTCCTGGCGGTCAGTTCCGTGCCCAGTGCAACCATCATAGACTGGATTCTTTGGGAGGAAAGTCAACGTTTGTCACCATTGTGACCACAGTCACGATGTCCTCTGTTGTTATAATGTTAGTTAGTTTTTGCATCTGAATGATCCGCTCTTCTACGCAACCCGCTGACAGCCTGGCTTCCGCGTCGTGATCCCAGCACTCCTCTATCGTCTCGCAGAGCATCGCCATGCCCTGCGAGCAAAGCcaagggagaaaggaagagaaacaaacccaaaatcaGTCTGCAGAGTTAGCAGCAATTCTATGAAGGTGAGGTCGCTGAGCAGTTCGAATAGCAAACTGCGTTTTGATGTAAACCTGCCCACTTTTAACCAGGAAGCTGTGAAGTATTTGTTTTGCAACCTACTGTGTCATACAGGGCCTTATGTCTTATTTATTTTGCACTATTTAAACAAATCCTTTTGAGCATATAATGTTGTGGTCTGCCAGGAAAGCCCCCGTGGCGTTTTAGAAGATCTGGCACTAAAAGAGGTGAAGTTCTTCAGCGATGAAATGAAACTTCAATGCAAAATCCCCCAGTCCAAGAGGGGATTTCTATCTGGCTCCAAAGCTGatccagctgcaggagcagacGGTGACACGCGCTCGTTTTTCTTGCAGACAGACAGTGTCACCCATTGTTCCTAACAACCCATTTGCTGAAAATCCAGGAATAAGCAGCAGCGTCACCACAAGGCTCCACCACTCACCCCATCGGGAAACGGGGCTGTTCCTAACCCAGCCCAAATCTTCCCACCCGACACCACTTACGCAATGTTATTATATTCAGTTTGTAGCGTTTCTCTAGTAAATCAAGAATTCTATTTTTAACATGTGCATTCAAAAGTAACTCTCAAGAATCTCTTTgccaaaaaagtgaaaaaaaatcactttccaatCACTCAAAATGCGAGAATATTTTAAGAACATATTAGGTTACAGTCCATTTAATTCTTACTAGAATTATTAAACTTCAGTTCTCCCTAAAGACAGCATTACAAGCACTACACAGGACTAACAAAACCTGAAATTCAAATCATGGCAGAACTTGGAAGCACTTGGTTGCATAACTACTTACAGAATGTTTTTGCCAACACTCTCTTAAAACAGGTCTCTTCTTTTTATGAACGACAACTTCCTGCATGTCTTCGAGGGAGGGATGCTGCCCAATTTCTTCTTCAAATGGCAACATGTACTCATCGACTGGGCCTATGGATAAGAAAAATTAGTTAAAACTCACATTTTTCttaggtttttagggacatggtttagaggtagagTTGACAGTGCTGGCTTGATGCTTAGACTttatcttagaggtcttttccaaccaaaattattctatgattctacaaatttgatttaaaaaaagggggagaaaagccAGTGGTTATGTTGGAAATGCAGATCTACACAGCGCTGGGACCGGGGCAGGCTGATTGCCACCACTGACAGCTCTTTCATGTTCTGGGAAAATAACCACACCTGCCAgatttctcctcttctccagctccagagccccagctccctcagcctttcctcacacgggagatgctccactcccttcagcatcttggtggctgcgctggactctctccagcagttccctgtccttctggaactgaggggccacaactggacacaatattccaggtgtggtctccccagggcagagcagaggggcaggagaacctctctgacctactgaccagccccttctaacccaccccaggtaccattggccttcctggccacaagggcccagtgctggctcatggtcaccctgctgtccccaggaccccccagggccctttcccctacactgctctccaaacagctcattccccaacttatactggaacctggggttcttcctgcccagattcaagactctacacttgcccatgttatatttcattaactttTTCCCTGCCCAATTCCTCCGCAGGTGCTGGTGGGATGTCTCTGTTACCAAGGTTAACCTAATCTGAGCTTCTGCTTATGAAAGGAAGCAATAATTTAAGATAAATTGATTGGTGCTGAGACTGTCAGGCTGAATTCACAATAAACCAACCGTATTATGAGCTGCACAGtaattctctctctttcttagcATAAGTTGATGCAAAATGCAACACGTATTGGGAAACTTTGACCTGGGATGCCAAATACGGAAGAGACTGAATTATAAAGTGACTACGTGATGTTGATGTTTCACTCGCTTCCTCACTACACTACCCCTTAATAAATTTTACTACATACACATAATCTACCTTCCAATTTCCTGCTTTGAGTACACCTCACAGACCCCTCAGCTATTTCCACAGCTCCCATGCGCTGCTTACCGTCCGCGGCGGTGCAGCGCGACGCCAGCTCCCAGAGCACCAGGCCCATGGCATACATGTCAATGCGCAGAAACGCGTCCCTCTGGAAGTTGATAGCACCTTCGAGCACCTCCGGAGCCATGTACCTTCGGGTACCCACCTTGGGAGAGAGGAAAGCGCACACATTTGGACACTGAGAATCAACACGACCGCGCTTACCACTCCACCTGGTGCTGAttacaacatatatatatatatatatatatatat
Above is a genomic segment from Patagioenas fasciata isolate bPatFas1 chromosome 7, bPatFas1.hap1, whole genome shotgun sequence containing:
- the ORC4 gene encoding origin recognition complex subunit 4 isoform X2 yields the protein MSKRKLKESSGANGECISQVQKILRERFCHSYATGKLFGTEQQYRHLLELLKRTTVHGESNSALIIGPRGSGKTALLNHVLKELKEIKQVSENLLEIHLNGLLQTNDKVALKEITRQLQLENVVGDKVFGSFAENLVFLLEALRKGDRTSSCPVLFVLDEFDLFVHHKNQTLLYNLFDVSQSAQTPVTVIGLTCRQDILELLEKRVKSRFSHRQIYLMNSFNFKQYMKIFKEQLSLPAEFPDESFGQKWNNNVQHLSEDKTVQDVLQSLFHCTKDLRSLQLLLMLAVSNVTVHHPLIAASDLHEASKQYRMDSKANIVHGLSVLEICLIIAMKHLNDVYEGEPFNFQMVYNEFQKFIQRKAHCMYNYEKPVVMKAFEHLVQLELVKPLERPSVRAQREYLLMRLLLDNKQIMDALQVYPNCPTDVKQWAASSLSWL
- the ORC4 gene encoding origin recognition complex subunit 4 isoform X1 codes for the protein MGATSGVGASGEKGTELIKTSAMSKRKLKESSGANGECISQVQKILRERFCHSYATGKLFGTEQQYRHLLELLKRTTVHGESNSALIIGPRGSGKTALLNHVLKELKEIKQVSENLLEIHLNGLLQTNDKVALKEITRQLQLENVVGDKVFGSFAENLVFLLEALRKGDRTSSCPVLFVLDEFDLFVHHKNQTLLYNLFDVSQSAQTPVTVIGLTCRQDILELLEKRVKSRFSHRQIYLMNSFNFKQYMKIFKEQLSLPAEFPDESFGQKWNNNVQHLSEDKTVQDVLQSLFHCTKDLRSLQLLLMLAVSNVTVHHPLIAASDLHEASKQYRMDSKANIVHGLSVLEICLIIAMKHLNDVYEGEPFNFQMVYNEFQKFIQRKAHCMYNYEKPVVMKAFEHLVQLELVKPLERPSVRAQREYLLMRLLLDNKQIMDALQVYPNCPTDVKQWAASSLSWL